A stretch of Vicia villosa cultivar HV-30 ecotype Madison, WI unplaced genomic scaffold, Vvil1.0 ctg.001278F_1_1, whole genome shotgun sequence DNA encodes these proteins:
- the LOC131634287 gene encoding uncharacterized protein LOC131634287 — MEEEDGWTAARARRGAHYTRRGEHRTRQWDAATTRFGPERSRTTTFFMTEFGEEWRARDLYQKFKEFGDLDEVIIASKRDKRGRRFGFIRFFNVTDERLMATKLDNLFLHGRKLHVNIPKFIRKEKEAESVQRNHHVKGRLRGEGQNRFTTEKGGTSAVFGEGVHRNHARSSYAEVLKKGGSEYNPTPHKVFLNYDASEEELHRFKKAYVGEV, encoded by the coding sequence ATGGAGGAGGAAGACGGATGGACAGCTGCGCGAGCAAGAAGGGGAGCACATTACACAAGGAGAGGAGAACACCGCACTAGGCAATGGGACGCTGCAACCACAAGGTTTGGACCAGAGAGAAGCAGGACAACAACCTTCTTCATGACCGAATTCGGAGAAGAATGGAGGGCAAGGGATCTGTACCAAAAATTCAAAGAGTTCGGAGACTTAGACGAAGTTATCATCGCATCAAAAAGAGACAAGAGAGGAAGGAGATTTGGTTTTATTAGGTTCTTTAATGTCACTGATGAGAGGTTAATGGCGACTAAGCTGGATAACTTATTTCTACATGGTAGAAAGCTACACGTCAATATCCCAAAATTCATAAGGAAAGAGAAGGAAGCAGAGAGTGTTCAGAGAAACCATCATGTTAAAGGAAGGTTAAGAGGGGAGGGGCAGAACAGATTCACGACAGAGAAAGGAGGAACCTCTGCAGTATTCGGGGAAGGGGTGCACAGAAACCATGCTAGAAGTTCTTATGCAGAAGTTTTGAAAAAGGGAGGATCTGAATATAACCCTACACCTCACAAAGTGTTTCTGAACTATGACGCTTCGGAAGAAGAATTGCACAGATTCAAAAAAGCTTACGTCGGAGAGGTGTAA